In Streptomyces sp. NBC_00483, a single window of DNA contains:
- a CDS encoding AfsA-related hotdog domain-containing protein, giving the protein MPPTLSAPSAPHRGEQAELSFTRTVDRRILHRWALSEVFLTDVHHTDDGGYRAAAQLPWKHPYYGDHLTRLDCPDPLLLLECVRQAETWGGHAVAGVGEDRQFLLRRWTMALPGLLTAPDTQRPAEVSVAVTTSGAQGPAGSPRRLTFAADVGVWDHNVGQVRIEVGYIPSDVYAAVRESGRGRPLPDFAALPRTTSSLAPHWVGRTDRHNVVLDDITVDGQGTSARVCAPLDNRSMFDHAQDHVPGMVLMEAARQLCLFTGAELHGTSAAHTTVAGFDFSFSRYAELDAPLTAHVRHSGPYAGDDALASALPRLTTHHVEFLQDGALCARGVLHTTTARAAPQRRQP; this is encoded by the coding sequence GTGCCCCCGACCCTGTCCGCACCGTCGGCCCCGCACCGCGGCGAACAGGCGGAGCTGTCCTTCACCCGCACCGTCGACCGCCGCATCCTGCACCGCTGGGCACTGTCCGAGGTCTTCCTCACCGATGTGCACCACACCGACGACGGCGGCTACCGCGCCGCGGCCCAACTGCCGTGGAAGCACCCGTACTACGGCGACCACCTCACCCGCCTCGACTGCCCCGACCCGCTGCTCCTCCTCGAGTGCGTGCGCCAGGCCGAGACCTGGGGCGGGCACGCGGTCGCCGGTGTGGGCGAGGACCGCCAATTCCTGCTGCGCCGCTGGACCATGGCGCTGCCGGGCCTACTGACCGCCCCTGATACGCAACGTCCCGCCGAGGTCTCGGTGGCGGTGACGACATCAGGCGCCCAGGGCCCCGCGGGCTCCCCGCGCCGTCTCACCTTCGCCGCCGACGTGGGGGTGTGGGACCACAACGTAGGACAGGTCCGCATCGAGGTCGGCTACATCCCCTCCGATGTGTACGCCGCCGTGCGTGAGAGCGGCCGTGGCAGACCGCTTCCCGACTTCGCCGCGCTGCCCCGCACCACCAGCTCCCTGGCCCCGCACTGGGTCGGCCGCACCGACCGCCACAACGTCGTCCTCGACGACATCACCGTGGACGGGCAGGGCACTTCGGCGCGTGTGTGCGCCCCGCTGGACAACCGCAGCATGTTCGACCACGCCCAGGACCACGTGCCCGGCATGGTCCTGATGGAGGCCGCCCGGCAGTTGTGCCTGTTCACCGGGGCCGAACTGCACGGCACATCCGCGGCCCACACCACCGTGGCGGGCTTCGACTTCTCCTTCAGCCGCTACGCCGAGCTGGACGCGCCGCTGACCGCCCATGTGCGGCACAGCGGCCCCTACGCAGGGGACGACGCCCTGGCCTCCGCACTGCCCCGACTGACCACCCACCACGTCGAGTTCCTCCAGGACGGAGCCCTGTGCGCCCGCGGCGTGCTGCACACCACCACCGCCCGCGCCGCACCCCAAAGGAGGCAGCCGTGA
- a CDS encoding ACP S-malonyltransferase, which yields MAANEASPAARTAALFPGQGVQRPGLGAPWSTSRAWELVEEVSQAADLDVAHLLLEADADHLARTDRAQLAVFTASLLSWRSLEDVADFASDTYVHAGHSLGEYTALVAAGALSAYDGARLVAARGRAMARAARSEPGAMAAVTAGQAATEVLVAEVRVDHPALWLANFNGPRQTVVAGAPDAVEALGRRAEILGVACTRLAVSAACHTPLMGPAAEELAQALESVEFAPVHAPVVANVDAAVHTRGADWPALCLAQLTGPVHWHGVLGTLRDTAGCARLLDVGPGRTMAGLARRAVPELAVQRADQLLPSPV from the coding sequence ATGGCTGCAAATGAAGCGTCTCCGGCAGCGCGCACGGCCGCGCTGTTTCCGGGGCAGGGGGTGCAGCGTCCGGGCCTGGGCGCCCCCTGGTCCACCAGCCGCGCCTGGGAGTTGGTCGAGGAGGTGTCGCAGGCGGCGGACCTGGACGTGGCACACCTGCTACTGGAGGCCGACGCGGACCACCTGGCTCGCACGGACCGGGCCCAACTCGCCGTGTTCACCGCCTCGTTGCTGTCGTGGCGGAGCCTGGAGGACGTCGCGGATTTCGCGTCGGACACCTACGTTCACGCCGGGCACAGCCTGGGCGAGTACACGGCCCTCGTCGCCGCGGGCGCCCTGAGCGCGTACGACGGCGCCCGGCTTGTGGCGGCGAGGGGTCGGGCCATGGCGCGTGCCGCGCGGTCGGAGCCGGGTGCCATGGCGGCCGTGACCGCCGGGCAGGCGGCGACGGAAGTGCTGGTCGCCGAGGTACGGGTGGATCACCCGGCGCTGTGGCTCGCCAACTTCAACGGTCCCCGGCAGACCGTGGTGGCCGGGGCGCCCGATGCGGTGGAGGCGCTGGGGCGGCGCGCCGAGATCCTCGGTGTCGCCTGTACCCGGCTCGCGGTCTCCGCGGCCTGCCACACCCCCTTGATGGGGCCGGCCGCCGAGGAGCTCGCCCAGGCCCTGGAGTCGGTCGAGTTCGCACCCGTACACGCGCCGGTCGTGGCCAACGTGGACGCGGCCGTGCACACGCGGGGCGCCGACTGGCCGGCACTGTGCCTCGCGCAATTGACCGGCCCGGTGCACTGGCACGGCGTGCTCGGCACCCTGCGCGACACGGCCGGCTGCGCCCGGCTCCTCGACGTCGGTCCCGGCCGCACGATGGCCGGGCTCGCGCGCCGCGCCGTCCCCGAACTCGCCGTCCAGCGCGCGGATCAGCTGCTTCCCTCCCCCGTCTGA
- a CDS encoding 3-oxoacyl-ACP synthase: MIDIPRGTWIAAAEWLPATSRTPQDALLLGQVTAEEIAAMGYSYLPCSEDLSAPQMAAEAGLAALERAQVDPARLGSVHHAWTYYQGHDFWSPAHYVAARLGARHAVPVGIQQMCNGGAAALEAAVARLAVTAPPACALVTTADRFVAPGFDRWAGDYGVWYGDGATAAVLGRAATPGTVPPERSLQLRALVTRAQPDLEVVHRGRDRFHAAAGELGPVDVRRTKKAYLSGTSRDAFVARLRRCTTEVLAAALAQAADRPGACTDSGPRSVLLPRLGAATARDIYGKAVAEVTGAPAVDLGAGTGHLGAGDALSNLAALSDPSHPQGLLPGEYAVVLSAGAGFTWSALVVQRPTEQTDPS, from the coding sequence GTGATCGACATCCCCCGCGGCACCTGGATCGCCGCCGCCGAGTGGCTCCCGGCCACCTCCCGGACCCCCCAGGACGCCCTGCTCCTCGGGCAGGTCACCGCCGAGGAGATCGCGGCCATGGGGTACTCCTACCTGCCGTGCTCGGAGGACCTGTCCGCACCGCAGATGGCGGCCGAAGCCGGACTCGCGGCCCTGGAACGCGCCCAGGTGGATCCCGCGCGGCTGGGCTCCGTCCACCACGCCTGGACCTACTACCAGGGCCACGACTTCTGGTCCCCGGCCCACTACGTCGCCGCGCGCCTGGGCGCCCGGCACGCCGTCCCCGTCGGCATCCAGCAGATGTGCAACGGGGGCGCGGCCGCCCTCGAAGCGGCCGTCGCCCGCCTCGCCGTCACCGCACCACCCGCCTGCGCCCTGGTCACCACCGCAGACCGCTTCGTCGCACCCGGCTTCGACCGCTGGGCGGGCGACTACGGGGTCTGGTACGGCGACGGCGCCACCGCCGCCGTCCTGGGCCGCGCCGCCACCCCCGGAACAGTTCCACCGGAACGGTCCCTGCAACTGCGCGCCCTGGTCACCCGCGCCCAGCCGGACCTGGAAGTCGTGCACCGCGGCCGCGACCGCTTCCATGCCGCCGCGGGCGAACTCGGGCCCGTCGACGTACGCCGCACGAAGAAGGCCTACCTGAGCGGCACGAGCCGGGACGCCTTCGTGGCCCGGCTGCGGCGGTGCACCACCGAAGTGCTCGCCGCCGCCCTCGCCCAGGCCGCCGACCGGCCGGGGGCCTGCACCGATAGCGGCCCGCGCAGCGTCCTGCTGCCCCGCCTGGGCGCGGCCACGGCACGCGACATCTACGGCAAGGCCGTCGCCGAAGTGACCGGCGCCCCGGCCGTGGACCTGGGCGCGGGGACCGGACACCTCGGCGCCGGGGACGCCCTGTCGAACCTGGCGGCCCTGTCCGACCCCTCCCACCCGCAAGGGCTCCTCCCGGGCGAGTACGCCGTCGTGCTCAGCGCCGGAGCCGGCTTCACCTGGAGCGCGCTCGTCGTGCAGCGCCCCACCGAACAGACCGACCCGTCGTGA
- a CDS encoding ScbR family autoregulator-binding transcription factor, whose amino-acid sequence MAKGQQERALATRRILLLAAAEVFDEYGYTGAGIAKILQRTDLTAGALYFHFGSKQGLAQAVMNAQPEALVIPDDAKGLQKLVDLLLTWSFQLQRDPLLRAGVRLTDEQATFGMRDVTPYSTWRTIMQECLEEARGAGELLAGAEPETVAKFLVGACTGLQTYSQVETGREDLPERVLDMWRLTLPGIASTEAIKHLEVSVERVDPALRTPREEPKP is encoded by the coding sequence ATGGCAAAGGGTCAGCAGGAGCGGGCGCTCGCGACGCGCAGGATTCTGCTGCTAGCGGCGGCAGAGGTGTTCGACGAGTACGGGTACACGGGCGCCGGGATTGCCAAGATCCTCCAGCGGACGGATCTCACGGCGGGCGCCCTGTATTTCCACTTCGGCTCCAAGCAGGGCCTGGCGCAGGCGGTGATGAACGCGCAGCCGGAGGCGCTGGTCATCCCGGATGACGCCAAGGGGCTGCAGAAGCTGGTCGACCTGCTGCTGACCTGGTCGTTCCAGCTCCAGCGTGACCCGCTGCTGCGTGCCGGTGTCCGGCTGACGGACGAGCAGGCGACCTTCGGCATGCGCGATGTGACGCCGTATTCGACGTGGCGCACGATCATGCAGGAGTGCCTGGAGGAGGCGCGCGGGGCCGGGGAACTGCTAGCGGGGGCGGAGCCGGAGACGGTGGCGAAGTTCCTGGTCGGCGCGTGTACCGGGCTGCAGACCTACTCCCAGGTCGAGACGGGGCGCGAGGATCTGCCCGAGCGGGTCCTCGACATGTGGCGGCTGACCTTGCCCGGAATCGCGTCCACCGAAGCCATCAAGCACCTCGAAGTCAGCGTGGAGCGGGTCGACCCCGCCCTACGCACCCCACGAGAGGAACCGAAACCGTGA
- a CDS encoding aldo/keto reductase produces MRTTTLGRTGITVSRLALGTMMLGSWGNPDHDEATRLVHAALDAGINLIDTADMYSGGEAETILGHALKGRRDHVVLATKAHFPMGEDPNQRGNSRRWIRQAVEGSLRRLRTDRIDLYQIHRPDPDTDIDETLSVLSDLVREGKVMAIGSSDFPAEQLVEARWTAERRGHIPFRTEQPPYSIFLRGAERAVLPTAQRHGIGVLTWSPLNSGWLTGRFRAGEELRLAGFRQDMIRYKFDQESPGNRRKLELVEDLLKLAGEAGVPLAHLAVAFVLSHPAVDSAIIGPRTLAQLQDLLGAAELDLPDDVLDRIDELVPPGTDLNPADADYVPPHLSDARLRRR; encoded by the coding sequence GTGCGCACCACCACGCTCGGCCGCACCGGAATCACGGTCAGCCGCCTGGCCCTCGGCACGATGATGCTGGGCTCATGGGGCAACCCCGACCATGACGAGGCCACCCGGCTCGTGCACGCCGCCCTGGACGCGGGCATCAACCTCATCGACACCGCAGACATGTACTCCGGCGGTGAGGCCGAGACCATCCTCGGTCACGCCCTCAAGGGCCGCCGCGACCACGTCGTGCTCGCGACCAAGGCACACTTCCCGATGGGCGAGGACCCCAACCAGCGTGGAAACTCCCGCCGTTGGATCCGCCAGGCCGTCGAGGGCAGCCTGCGCCGGCTGCGGACCGACCGCATCGACCTCTACCAGATCCATCGGCCCGACCCTGACACCGACATCGACGAGACCCTCTCGGTCCTGTCCGATCTGGTCCGGGAGGGGAAGGTGATGGCCATCGGCAGCTCCGACTTCCCCGCCGAGCAACTGGTGGAGGCACGCTGGACCGCCGAGCGCCGCGGGCACATCCCCTTCCGCACCGAGCAACCGCCGTACTCGATCTTCCTTCGGGGTGCCGAGCGCGCCGTGCTGCCCACCGCCCAGCGGCACGGGATCGGCGTCCTGACGTGGTCCCCGCTCAACAGCGGCTGGCTCACGGGGCGTTTCCGCGCCGGTGAGGAGCTGCGCCTGGCGGGCTTCCGGCAGGACATGATCCGGTACAAGTTCGACCAGGAGTCACCCGGCAACCGGCGCAAACTCGAGCTGGTCGAGGACCTGCTCAAGCTGGCCGGGGAAGCCGGGGTGCCGCTGGCCCACCTCGCCGTGGCCTTCGTCCTGTCCCACCCCGCCGTGGACAGCGCCATCATCGGCCCGCGCACCCTGGCCCAGTTGCAGGACCTGTTGGGCGCGGCCGAACTGGACCTGCCCGACGACGTGCTCGACCGCATCGACGAGCTCGTCCCGCCTGGCACCGACCTCAACCCCGCCGATGCCGACTATGTGCCGCCGCACCTGTCCGACGCACGGCTTCGGCGCCGCTGA
- a CDS encoding MFS transporter — protein MPEASQQSAPGAPQPGVPGTTPRSAPGSTPRRSAAVLATTLVALFLVPFTLTGASVALSDIARQLDVDLSDTQWVVNAYSATFAAFMLVTGAWADRFGARRVFATGVALFAACGLLAATAGNIWLLDAARLLAGIGAAATTTGASAVLAGAFTGRSRARVFGLFGTTIGVGLAFGPTVASQLVDGFGWRAAFALPGLVGAVCLLGVPLLPRPAAPRATGRQGDPAGAICFTVGLLALVFTLVEGPLLGWTSPLVWASAAITVAALAFFVRCERTAARPLLDLRHVGTGRFAALCLAVAAVVGLFAPLLTYLPTYFTRAVGMTPSTAGWAMLALTAPVLVLPLLCGYLVRWIPARVQVVASLVLVAAGAAWMATGASLLPALLVAGCGVAIAQGLLDGQAVDAVPVEHAGAASGAFNTAKLTAETVGIAAVGAVLAQTTQGTLTGPGLADGLHSVLWCFAALCLASAAAIAALLRRPRANTTDLPSDRRREVVHEPA, from the coding sequence ATGCCTGAGGCCTCGCAGCAGAGCGCTCCCGGTGCACCTCAGCCGGGCGTGCCCGGGACAACTCCGCGGAGCGCACCCGGGTCAACTCCGCGACGCTCCGCGGCCGTTCTGGCCACCACGCTGGTCGCCCTGTTCCTGGTGCCCTTCACCTTGACCGGTGCCTCGGTGGCGCTGAGCGACATCGCCCGGCAGCTCGACGTCGACCTGTCGGACACCCAGTGGGTGGTGAACGCCTACAGCGCCACCTTCGCGGCGTTCATGCTGGTCACCGGTGCGTGGGCGGACCGCTTCGGCGCCCGGCGCGTCTTCGCCACGGGTGTGGCGCTCTTCGCGGCCTGCGGGCTGCTGGCCGCAACTGCCGGAAATATCTGGCTCCTTGACGCGGCCCGCCTACTCGCCGGCATCGGAGCCGCCGCCACCACGACCGGTGCCAGCGCGGTGCTGGCGGGGGCGTTCACCGGCCGCTCACGGGCCCGCGTCTTCGGCCTGTTCGGCACCACCATCGGCGTCGGGCTCGCCTTCGGTCCGACGGTCGCCTCCCAGCTCGTCGACGGCTTCGGCTGGCGGGCGGCCTTCGCCCTACCGGGCCTGGTCGGCGCGGTGTGTCTGCTGGGTGTCCCGCTGCTGCCGCGCCCCGCCGCACCGCGGGCCACGGGCCGTCAGGGCGACCCGGCCGGCGCGATCTGCTTCACCGTGGGGCTGTTGGCCCTGGTCTTCACGCTCGTGGAGGGCCCGCTGCTCGGCTGGACGTCCCCGCTGGTGTGGGCGTCCGCGGCGATCACCGTCGCGGCGCTTGCGTTTTTCGTACGGTGCGAGCGGACGGCCGCGCGTCCTCTGCTGGACCTGCGGCACGTGGGCACCGGCCGGTTCGCGGCGCTGTGCCTGGCGGTGGCCGCGGTGGTCGGGCTCTTCGCCCCGCTGCTCACCTACTTGCCGACCTACTTCACGCGCGCTGTGGGCATGACCCCGTCCACGGCCGGGTGGGCGATGCTGGCGCTGACCGCTCCGGTGCTCGTCCTGCCGCTGCTGTGCGGCTACTTGGTGCGCTGGATCCCGGCCCGGGTGCAGGTGGTGGCCTCACTGGTCCTGGTGGCGGCGGGCGCGGCATGGATGGCGACCGGCGCGTCCCTGCTGCCCGCCCTGCTGGTCGCCGGGTGCGGCGTGGCCATCGCACAGGGGCTGCTCGACGGCCAGGCCGTGGACGCCGTCCCGGTCGAGCACGCGGGCGCGGCGTCCGGCGCCTTCAACACCGCCAAGCTCACCGCCGAAACGGTGGGGATCGCCGCGGTCGGCGCCGTTCTCGCGCAGACCACACAGGGCACGCTCACCGGCCCCGGTCTCGCCGACGGCCTGCACTCCGTGCTCTGGTGCTTCGCCGCGCTGTGCCTGGCCTCCGCGGCGGCGATCGCGGCGCTCCTGCGACGGCCGCGCGCGAACACCACGGACCTGCCGTCCGATCGGCGTCGGGAGGTCGTGCACGAGCCGGCTTGA
- a CDS encoding HAD family phosphatase yields the protein MSTFQRLKAVAVNIDGVMLTDTFSPVIHRFITSRGGEYTAETERSIFSQRRAEAGWAMARSVPQEMTGPEALETYFRERDEYLAENPVELSPGATGLVSRLRALGLRTVCYGGLGADHFRASLGADAELFDEPGYICTNDFRPGVAEIPGILGLTQGEVVFIDDVAKVGEVARTEGAPFVGYPSTFPHSHQAQLMREVGVEHLVSHLDGVDETLLSGIDESVAAGRLWATAPVN from the coding sequence GTGAGCACGTTCCAGAGGCTGAAGGCGGTGGCCGTCAACATCGACGGCGTCATGCTGACGGACACCTTCAGCCCGGTCATCCACCGCTTCATCACCTCAAGGGGAGGTGAGTACACGGCGGAGACCGAGCGCTCGATCTTCTCCCAGCGGCGGGCGGAGGCGGGTTGGGCCATGGCCCGCTCGGTCCCGCAGGAGATGACGGGGCCCGAGGCGCTGGAGACGTACTTCCGCGAGCGGGACGAGTATCTGGCCGAGAACCCGGTCGAGTTGAGCCCTGGAGCCACCGGACTGGTCAGCAGGTTGCGGGCACTTGGGCTGCGAACCGTGTGCTACGGCGGGCTCGGGGCCGACCACTTCCGTGCCTCGCTCGGTGCCGACGCCGAGCTGTTCGACGAGCCCGGCTACATCTGCACCAACGACTTCCGCCCCGGTGTGGCGGAGATACCGGGCATCCTCGGCCTGACGCAGGGCGAAGTGGTCTTCATCGATGACGTGGCCAAGGTGGGCGAGGTGGCCCGGACGGAAGGGGCACCCTTCGTGGGCTACCCCAGCACCTTCCCGCACAGCCACCAGGCGCAGTTGATGCGCGAGGTCGGCGTTGAGCACTTGGTGTCGCACCTGGATGGAGTCGACGAGACGCTGCTGAGCGGGATCGACGAGTCGGTTGCTGCGGGACGTCTGTGGGCGACGGCGCCGGTGAACTGA
- a CDS encoding quinone oxidoreductase family protein, which translates to MRAITIPRFGGPEVLTLTDAPQPTSGPGDVSIDVAWAGVNYAEILFRSGVVDLELPYVPGIEVAGTVRAVGEEVTGLRPGQQVAALTMLRGGGYGQVAVTDARLVCPLPAGADLKLAAATPSNTSTAFLVLERTARLQKGESVLVHAAAGGVGSQLGQVARLLGASQVVGTVGSPEKIEHAKALGYDHVLLRDELPAAAANLTDGRGFDIAVDPVGGAARTQSMQALGIGGRLVAMGNASGADDVPFGANDLWMSGKAVLGFNLAALAAEAPQEITDALRRALTAVLDGSVTVPISRTFAHDEATEAHRHIGSGLSTGKTVLAIGA; encoded by the coding sequence ATGCGCGCCATCACCATCCCCCGCTTCGGCGGCCCGGAAGTCCTCACCCTCACCGACGCCCCGCAGCCCACCTCCGGCCCGGGGGACGTCTCCATCGACGTCGCCTGGGCCGGCGTCAACTACGCCGAGATCCTCTTCCGTTCCGGCGTCGTCGACCTCGAACTGCCCTACGTTCCGGGCATCGAGGTGGCCGGCACCGTCCGGGCCGTGGGCGAGGAGGTCACCGGCCTGCGCCCCGGCCAGCAGGTGGCCGCGCTCACCATGCTGCGCGGCGGGGGCTACGGCCAGGTCGCCGTCACCGACGCCCGACTGGTCTGCCCGCTGCCCGCCGGCGCCGACCTCAAGCTGGCGGCCGCCACCCCCTCCAACACCAGCACCGCCTTCCTGGTCCTGGAGCGCACGGCCCGGCTCCAGAAGGGCGAGTCCGTCCTGGTGCACGCCGCTGCCGGCGGTGTCGGCAGCCAGCTCGGGCAGGTCGCCCGCCTGCTCGGCGCCTCTCAGGTGGTCGGCACCGTCGGGAGCCCCGAGAAGATCGAGCATGCCAAGGCCCTGGGCTACGACCATGTGCTGCTGCGCGACGAACTGCCCGCGGCAGCCGCGAACCTCACCGACGGGCGCGGCTTCGACATCGCCGTCGACCCGGTCGGCGGGGCCGCACGCACCCAGAGCATGCAGGCCCTCGGCATCGGCGGCCGGCTCGTGGCCATGGGCAACGCATCGGGTGCCGACGACGTCCCCTTCGGCGCCAACGACCTGTGGATGAGCGGCAAGGCCGTCCTCGGCTTCAACCTCGCCGCCCTGGCCGCCGAGGCACCTCAGGAGATCACCGACGCGCTGCGGCGCGCGCTCACCGCCGTACTCGACGGCAGCGTCACGGTGCCCATCAGCCGCACCTTCGCCCACGACGAGGCGACCGAGGCACACCGCCACATCGGCTCCGGCCTCAGCACCGGCAAGACCGTCCTCGCCATCGGCGCCTGA
- a CDS encoding MFS transporter has translation MSTGRSRAAWVLVAVLLALLVLPTSVTGSGVALPHIARDTDASLASLQWVVHSYNLTFSSFMLACGSLADVWGRRRLFAAGAVLFTASSALSALVSDITVLNASRALAGIGAAALLTSGSAILSATFTGAARTRAFAAVGIVTGAGLALGAMAAGVLADSLGWRSFFGLHAILMALVACAIPAMSGARPQQGARVDWLGTVLFVTALFALMMGVAEGPQWGWSSPAVVALLIGSVVLFAAFGAVEKRVSAPMLDLALLRNARFMGLCLVPVAATFAFVILLPLLPNYLVVADGISSQAAGTLMLLMTLPILPTPMLAARLQRWGMSTRAVLGLSVLLLTAGVAWLALALHPGAGAADLAAPLIMLGVGLGLNFGLVDGAVLDVVEPQSVGTAAGFLNTLRLGSEAVAIAAAGAALVGLLTGRLADDGRTAASAGEIANTAAAGEREGLARLAPSGTGESFQQLVAQELTGAWQTVLLVSAALCAVIGVAVWKLLAPRRQDSAEVPAEQTARVKEAEHA, from the coding sequence GTGAGTACGGGACGTTCCCGCGCCGCATGGGTGCTTGTCGCCGTCCTGCTGGCGCTGTTGGTGCTGCCGACCTCGGTGACGGGCTCCGGAGTCGCACTGCCGCACATCGCCCGTGACACCGACGCCTCGCTGGCGAGCCTGCAGTGGGTGGTGCACTCCTACAACCTCACCTTCTCCAGCTTCATGCTGGCCTGTGGTTCCCTCGCCGACGTCTGGGGGCGCCGGCGCCTGTTCGCCGCCGGAGCGGTGCTCTTCACCGCCTCCAGCGCCCTGAGCGCTCTGGTCAGTGACATCACCGTCCTCAACGCGTCCCGCGCGCTGGCGGGCATCGGCGCCGCCGCCCTGCTCACCAGCGGCAGCGCGATCCTCTCCGCCACCTTCACCGGCGCCGCCCGTACGCGCGCCTTCGCCGCGGTCGGGATCGTGACCGGTGCCGGGCTCGCGCTGGGCGCCATGGCCGCGGGAGTGCTGGCGGACTCGCTGGGCTGGCGTTCCTTCTTCGGCCTGCACGCGATCCTGATGGCACTGGTGGCCTGCGCGATCCCGGCGATGAGCGGGGCGCGGCCCCAACAGGGCGCGCGGGTCGACTGGTTGGGCACCGTGCTGTTCGTGACCGCCCTGTTCGCCCTGATGATGGGTGTGGCCGAGGGCCCGCAGTGGGGCTGGTCGAGCCCCGCGGTGGTCGCCCTGCTGATCGGCAGCGTCGTGCTGTTCGCCGCCTTCGGCGCCGTCGAGAAGCGGGTGAGCGCGCCGATGCTGGACCTGGCGCTGCTGCGCAACGCCCGTTTCATGGGCCTCTGCCTCGTCCCGGTCGCGGCGACCTTCGCCTTCGTAATCCTGCTGCCCCTGCTGCCGAACTACCTGGTCGTGGCCGACGGGATCTCCAGCCAGGCGGCGGGCACGCTCATGCTCCTGATGACGCTGCCCATCCTGCCGACCCCGATGCTGGCCGCCCGGCTGCAGCGCTGGGGCATGTCGACCCGGGCCGTCCTCGGGCTGAGCGTGCTGCTGCTCACGGCCGGTGTGGCCTGGCTGGCCCTCGCCCTGCACCCGGGCGCCGGAGCCGCGGACCTCGCCGCACCGCTGATCATGCTCGGCGTGGGCCTCGGATTGAACTTCGGCCTCGTCGACGGCGCCGTCCTCGACGTCGTCGAACCCCAATCGGTGGGCACCGCCGCCGGGTTCCTCAACACCCTGCGCCTGGGCAGCGAGGCAGTGGCCATCGCCGCCGCCGGCGCCGCCCTCGTCGGACTGCTCACCGGGCGTCTCGCGGACGACGGCCGGACCGCCGCGTCCGCCGGGGAGATCGCCAACACCGCCGCGGCGGGTGAGCGCGAGGGGCTGGCGCGCCTGGCCCCGTCCGGCACAGGTGAGAGCTTCCAGCAGCTGGTGGCCCAGGAGTTGACCGGTGCCTGGCAGACCGTCCTGCTCGTCAGCGCCGCGCTGTGCGCCGTCATCGGCGTGGCGGTGTGGAAGCTGCTCGCGCCGCGGCGACAGGACAGCGCGGAGGTTCCGGCGGAGCAGACCGCGCGGGTGAAGGAGGCCGAGCATGCCTGA
- a CDS encoding SRPBCC domain-containing protein codes for MRTRRSIDTHVDIDAPVQAVWEAVTDLDRYRDWNPFIIDASGRIEAGARLHLRMQRPMKTEEETHTPTVTALHEGRLLQWSGIIKHPAFFRARHSFVLEERDGGVRLRQLEEFGGLSMPLAGAMVWRIEQGFMLMNAALKVRAESLVAAS; via the coding sequence GTGCGTACACGACGCAGCATCGACACCCACGTCGACATCGACGCACCGGTCCAGGCCGTATGGGAAGCCGTCACCGACCTGGACCGCTACCGCGACTGGAACCCCTTCATCATCGACGCAAGCGGCCGCATCGAGGCCGGGGCCCGGCTCCACCTGCGCATGCAGCGGCCCATGAAGACCGAGGAGGAGACCCACACACCCACCGTGACCGCCCTGCACGAGGGCCGGCTGCTGCAGTGGTCGGGGATCATCAAGCATCCCGCGTTCTTCCGCGCCCGCCACTCCTTCGTCCTGGAGGAGCGCGACGGGGGTGTCCGGCTGCGCCAGCTCGAGGAGTTCGGCGGGCTGAGCATGCCGCTGGCCGGCGCGATGGTGTGGCGCATCGAGCAGGGCTTCATGTTGATGAACGCCGCTCTCAAGGTGCGCGCGGAGTCCCTGGTGGCCGCCTCGTGA
- a CDS encoding SDR family NAD(P)-dependent oxidoreductase, whose protein sequence is MHVHTSRFADKTVLITGGGSGMGLAAARRFLDEGARVALVGRNTERLEKAAVELDAGQRVLTVSADISTASGAEAVADAVRERFGTLDAVFANAGVGVFKRLGDFTAQDVEDVLAANVKGVFFTVQRALPLLNEGSAVVINASWTHHRGLAIGSLYAASKAAAGNLAKTLAADLAPHGVRVNAISPGYIDTDMYRESVPTEEGREAARRDVVCGRIGTPEEVASVVAFLASSDAAYVNGVDLLVDGGLSMSIPA, encoded by the coding sequence ATGCATGTGCACACCTCCCGCTTCGCCGACAAGACCGTCCTGATCACCGGCGGCGGCTCCGGCATGGGCCTGGCCGCGGCCCGCCGCTTCCTCGACGAAGGAGCACGGGTCGCCCTGGTCGGCCGCAATACCGAGCGCCTGGAGAAGGCGGCCGTCGAACTGGACGCCGGGCAACGGGTGTTGACCGTGTCCGCCGACATCTCCACGGCTTCCGGCGCCGAGGCTGTGGCCGACGCCGTCCGCGAGCGCTTCGGCACCTTGGACGCGGTCTTCGCCAACGCCGGTGTCGGCGTCTTCAAGCGCCTGGGCGACTTCACCGCACAGGACGTCGAGGACGTGCTCGCCGCCAACGTCAAGGGCGTCTTCTTCACCGTCCAGCGCGCCCTGCCGCTGCTCAACGAGGGATCCGCGGTGGTCATCAACGCCTCGTGGACCCACCACCGCGGACTGGCCATCGGCTCGCTGTACGCCGCTTCCAAGGCCGCCGCGGGCAACCTCGCCAAGACCCTGGCCGCCGACCTGGCGCCGCACGGTGTCCGCGTCAACGCCATCAGCCCCGGCTACATCGACACCGACATGTACCGCGAGTCGGTCCCCACCGAGGAGGGCCGCGAGGCGGCGCGCCGCGACGTGGTGTGCGGCCGCATCGGCACACCGGAGGAAGTGGCCTCCGTGGTCGCCTTCCTGGCCTCCTCCGACGCCGCCTACGTCAACGGGGTCGACCTGCTGGTCGACGGCGGCCTGTCCATGTCCATCCCGGCCTGA